In Sphingopyxis macrogoltabida, the sequence CTTCGTCTGCACCGCGAACATCGATGCGGTCGACGGCGGCGCGGAGATCGTCGCGGGCAACCGCAAGGTGCTGGCGGCGCGCCTGTCCGACGCGCGCTTTTTCTGGGAACAGGACCAGAAGAAGACGCTCGCGCAGCATGCCGAAAAGCTCGCGAACATCACCTTCCACGAAAAGCTCGGCACCGTCGCCGACAAGGTCGAGCGCGTCGCAAAGCTCGCCGAATGGCTGGCGAGCGAAGGCATCGTCCCGAACTGCGACCCTGCGCTCGCGCGGCAGGCGGCCGAACTGGCGAAAGCCGACCTCGTCACCGAAATGGTCGGCGAGTTCCCTGAATTGCAGGGCTTGATGGGCGGCTATTACGCCCGCGCCGAAGGCCTGCCCGATGCGGTAGCCGACGCGATCCGCGACCATTACAAACCGGTCGGGCAGGGCGATGACGTGCCGACGGCGCCGGTGACGGTGGCTGTGGCGCTGGCGGATAAGCTGGATACGTTATGCGTGTTCTTCTTTATCGGCGAAAAGCCAACGGGCTCGAAAGATCCGTTCGCCCTCCGGCGCGCGGTTTTGGGCATCATTTCGCTGATCGTCAAAAACAGTCTTCGTACCGATTTGTTTGACCTTGTTCAGATGCCTTATGGTCATTTGCTTGACGCGATAAAGCGGCGTCTTGAAAGCTCGATCGAGCAGCTGGAAGAACAGTACAAGATTTGGAACTCAGCTGAATGGGTGACTTTCAAAGACGGAACCACCTACGCCCGGATTGCCCCTCATTCTGCCCCGTCGGAAAATGAAGAATACTGGCCGTCTTCAGACCAAGCTCAACACATAGATTTCGTCGATAGGCGAGAATATGTTTACGGCTTGCTCGACTTCTTCGCTGACCGCCTCAAAGTCCAACAACGCGAAGCCGGTGTCCGTCACGACCTGATCGACGCGGTGTTCGCGCTCGGCGGCGAGGATGACCTTGTCCGCCTGCTCGCGCGCGTGAAGGCTTTGCAGTTTTTCATGGCGACTGAGGACGGCACTAACTTGCTCGCGGGTTACAAGCGCGCGGCGAATATCCTGAAGCAGGCGGATATTACCGTCGCCCCCGCGAAGGCGGGGGCCGCTGGCGGTAGTGCACCCCACACAACGGCCCCCGCCTTCGCGGGGGCGACGGATGTGGATAACGCCCTTCTCGCCGCCCTCGACACCGCCGAACCCGCGGCCTCCGCCGCGATCGCTGAAGAACGCTTCACCGACGCCATGGCCGCGCTTGCCAGCCTGCGCGCGCCGATCGACGCCTTTTTCGAGGGCGTGATGGTCAACGATCCCGACGAGGCGGTGCGTGCGTATCGCCTCGGCCTGCTCGCGCGATTTACCGGCGCGGTGCATGGCGTCGCGGATTTCTCGAAGATCGAGGGCTGACGCGGCCGTTATGTGCCGCAGCTTATAACGAACGAAGTAATTCTGAATCGACCAATTGGCTTTGCATACCTACCCAGCCGCAACCTCCTCCCCGGGGCAGCAGGAGCATGACATGACGAAGATGGTGCATTTGTTCGGCGGTCCGGCCACGACAGCCGAACGCTCGAAGGAATTGCTCGGCGGCAAGGGATCGAACCTTGCCGAAATGGCCTCGATCGGCCTCCCGGTTCCGCCGGGCTTTACGATCACCACCGACGTCTGCACCGCTTATTATGCCAATGGCGAACAATTCCCGGCCGGGCTGGTCGAGGATGTCGCCGCCGGCATCGCGCATATCGAGGGCATTACCGGCAAGAAATTCGGCGACGCCGCCGATCCGCTGCTCGTCTCGGTCCGTTCGGGCGCGCGCGTGTCGATGCCCGGCATGATGGACACCGTCCTCAACCTCGGGCTCAACGACCGCACCGTCGTCGGCCTCTCCGAAGCGTCGGGCGACCCGCGCTTTGCATGGGACAGCTATCGCCGCTTCGTCCAGATGTACGCCGACGTCGTCATGGGGCTCGACCATGCCGAGTTCGAGGAGGCGCTGGAAGTCGCCAAGGAAGACAAGGGCTTCTACCTCGACACGGAGATGTCGGCCGAAGACTGGCAGGCGCTGGTCAAGGAATATCAGGCGATCGTCGAACGCGAAACCGGCGCACCCTTCCCGCAGGAACCCAACGACCAGCTTTGGGGCGCTGTCGGCGCCGTCTTCGCGAGCTGGGAAAGCGACCGCGCCAAAGTCTATCGCCGCCTCAACAGCATCCCCGGCGAATGGGGCACTGCGGTCAATGTGCAGGCGATGGTGTTCGGCAACATGGGCGACACCTCGGCGACCGGCGTGGCATTCACGCGTGACCCCGCGACCGGCGAGCGCGCCTGGTACGGCGAATGGCTGATCAATGCGCAGGGCGAGGACGTCGTCGCGGGCATCCGCACGCCGCAATATCTGACCAGGATCGCGCGCGAAAAGGCAGGCGCCAAGCCGCTGTCGATGGAAGAGGCGATGCCCGAGACCTTCACGGAGCTCGGCCGCGTCTTCGACACGCTCGAAACCCACTACCGCGACATGCAGGACATCGAGTTCACCGTCGAACGCGGGACCTTGTGGATGCTCCAGACGCGCTCGGGCAAGCGTACCGCCAAGGCGGCGCTGAAGATTGCGGTCGACATGGCGGCGGAAGGTCTGATCACCGAGGAAGAGGCTGTCGGCCGCGTCGATCCGGGCGCTCTCGACCAGCTTCTCCACCCAACGCTCGATCCCAAGGCTCCGCGCGACGTGCTGACCAAGGGGCTCCCGGCGAGCCCCGGCGCCGCATCGGGCAAGATCATGTTCGACGCCGACAGCGCCGAAAAGGCGGCCGGCATGGGCGAGGCGGTGATCCTCGTCCGCGTCGAAACCAGCCCCGAGGACATCCACGGCATGCACGCCGCCAAGGGCATCCTGACCGCGCGCGGCGGGATGACCAGCCACGCCGCGGTCGTCGCGCGCGGCATGGGCCGCCCTTGCGTCTCGGGTGCCGGTGGGCTCAGCATCGACGGCAATGCCCGCGTGCTGCGGGTCGCCGGACGCGAATTGCGCGAAGGCGACATCCTGACGCTCGATGGTTCGACTGGCGAAGTGATGGCTGGCGAGGTTCCGACCCTGCTCCCCGAGCTCGTCGGCGATTTCGGCACGCTGATGGAATGGGCCGACAAGGTGCGCCGGATGAAGGTGCGTACCAACGCTGAAACCCCGGCCGATGCACAGGTCGCACGCGATTTCGGTGCCGAGGGCATCGGTCTCTGCCGCACCGAGCATATGTTCTTCGACGCGGCGCGGATCACCGCGGTGCGCGAGATGATTCTCGCCGAAAACGAGGACGGCCGCCGCGCGGCGCTCGCCAAGCTGCTCCCCGAACAGCGCGGCGACTTTGCTGCGATCTTCGGCGTGATGGCCGGCCTGCCGGTCACCATCCGCCTGCTCGACCCGCCGCTCCACGAATTCCTGCCGACGCGCGAGGAGGATTTCGCCGTCGTGGCAGAGGCCGCGGGGGTCGGGATCGAGGCGCTGAAGGCGCGCGCCAACGAGCTGCACGAGTTCAACCCGATGCTTGGCCATCGCGGCTGCCGTCTCGGCGTCACCTACCCCGAAATCTACGAGATGCAGGCACGCGCTATCTTCGAGGCGGCGTGCGACGTCGCCGCCGAAACCGGCGCCGCGCCGATCCCCGAGGTGATGATCCCCTTGGTGGCGACGCGCCGCGAGTTCGACCTGATGAAGGCGGTCGTCGACGCGCAGGCCAAGGCGGTCTTCGCCGAAAAGGGCCGCGAGATAGCCTATCTGGTCGGCACGATGATCGAACTGCCGCGCGCCGCGCTGATGGCGGGCGAGATCGCCGAGACGGCGGAGTTCTTCAGCTTCGGCACGAACGATCTCACGCAGACGACGATCGGCATCAGCCGCGACGACGCGGGGCGCTTCCTGACGCAATATGTCGACAAGGGCATTTTCCTGACCGACCCGTTCGTCAGCCTCGACGTCGAGGGCGTGGGTCAGCTGATCGAGATTGCCGCCGACCGCGGCCGCGCCACGCGGCCGGACGTCAAGCTCGGCATCTGCGGCGAGCATGGCGGCGACGCGCCGAGCATCCATTTCTGCGAAAAGACCGGCCTCGACTATGTCAGCGCCTCGCCTTACCGTGTGCCCATCGCGCGTCTGGCGGCAGCACAGGCGGCGCTGAAGGCAAAATAACATCGTCACCCCGGCGAAGGCCGGGGTCTCGCCGCAGCGTTCCGACGCCATGCCGAGATCCCGGCCTTCGCCGGGATGACGAATTGGGTGGGGACACGCGTCATGAAGAGCTGGCACCGCTATGCGATCACTCTGGTGGGCGGATTGGCGGTGGGGCTCGGCGCAGCGTGGGCGCTGACCAGCGGCGGGCTCGGCGACGGCGGAATCCGCAACGGCCCGTGGACGACCTCGCTCGGTTACGGGACCAAGGCGACGGACCCGCTGACGCGCGCGATGGTCGCGCGCTCGGGCCTGCTCGCGCTGCCCGCGAAGGAAACCGTCTACTGGATGGCAAAGGCCGATGCGGCGGGCGCGCCGCTCGACGGCAATTGCCGCTACAGCCTGTCGGGAACGCCGCTCGACGCGCGCTGGTGGAGCGTTACTGTCTATGACGACAGGGGCTATCTGGTGGATAACCCGGCGCGCATCTGGTCGGTCAACGGCGCGAATGTCGCGCTCGACGCAAAGGGCGAGTGGCGCGTCACGATTTCGCCCGACAAGCCCGCCGGCACCGCCTGGCTGCCCGGGATCAAGGGCCGGCCATTTCAGTTGACCTTGCGCATGTACAATCCCGGCAAGGCGTTCCGGGCCGATCCCGAAAAGGCGGTGCTGCCGCGGCTCGTGAAGGAGGGCTGCTGAGATGCGCGGCTGGCTCGGCCCGATCCTGTTCGGCCTGATCGCCGCCGCTGCGACTGCATGGGCGGCGGTGCTCTACGTCCCCTATGGACTGATGAACGTCGCGATGGAGCGGCTGGGGCAGGGGGGCGTCAACACGATGTCCTATGGCAATCTCGCGACTCCCGAGCGCCAGCCGGTGGTGCGGCCCAGTCCCGACCTCGCCTATTCGAGCTGTCCCTATGACCTGTCGGCGGGGCCGGTGGCGATCGACGTGGCCCCGGTGGCGGGACGGTATAGTTCGCTCAGCGTCTTCGACGCGGCGACCGACGTGATCTTCGTCCGCAACGATGTCGAGGCGGGGGGCAAACCCTATCGAATCATCGTTGCGCGAGCGGGGCAGGCGGTGCCCGCGGGGGCAGAGGTCGTGCGCACCGGCCACGACCGCGGCATCGCGCTGATCCGCCTGCTGCTCAAGGATCCCGAAGAAATCGGTGGGCTCGACGCGGCGCGGCGCGAGTCGTCGTGCGCCACGGTCACAAATAAGAAATAGGGGGTTGCGCCCCCGCGCATCGGGTCTTAAAGGCGCCTCTCCACGCACCCGTAGCTCAGCTGGATAGAGCATCAGACTACGAATCTGAGGGTCGGACGTTCGAATCGTTCCGGGTGCGCCATTTCGGTTCAAAGGCACGAACGCCTAGCACCGCCGCCTCTACGCCAGAGGCGGCGGTTAGGGTTCGGAGCAGCTCACTGCGTTGACCGCGGATGCGGACCTCCGTCTTGCTCACCACTTCCACCCGCTGCGCGACCGCCCGCACCTGATCGCGAGCGAATGTCCCGTCGCCGTTGCGCAGCTTCTTGCGCAGGGCGGCCGCGAAGGCGCGCAGGGTCTCCGGCGTGATCGCCGGGCCGATCTTGACGATATGCGTAAGGGCGCGCCCCGCATCGCCCTTCGCGTGGTCGCGCGTCGCCGTCAGCTCGGCGATGCGATCCTTGAGCGACGAATCGCTTACGTCGATGACGCCGTTCTCGATCGCGTCGTAGAGGCGTTTGAGCTTCGCTTCCGCCTCGGTCGCACGCCGCTCAAGGTCGGCGACATGCTGGCGGCGCTGGTTCACCCACTCGTCGCGCCGTTCGAGGATCTGATCCATCAGCACTTCGAGCCGCGCCGGGTCGAGTAGGCGATCTTGTAGATGATCGACTACGGCCTCATTGAGCCGGTCCATCGGCACGGTGATGCCGGGACAGCCGGTCGCACCCTGCCGCGCCTTCGTCGAGCAGGTGTAGTATCGATACTCACGGCCGACGCTGCTGGTGCCTGTCCGCAGCGTCATCGCGCCGCCACAGCACGCGCAGAAGCAGATGCCTGTGAGTAGCGTCGGGCCACCCACCGCCATTGGCGCCATCATCTTCGGGCTGCGCGCCTTGAGCGAGCGCTGAACCGCCTCGAACTCCGCCTCCGAGACGATTGGCGGCACCTCCATGACGGCGTGCTCGCTTTCCGGCTTGGGCGTTTTCGTCTTGTGGTCGCGGGTGTTAAAGCGGTGCTGGCCGATATAGGTTGTGCGCGTGAGCACTTGATGCACCGCGCCCAAGCCCCAGCGTCCGCCGTCGCGGGTGCGAATGTTGTTCTCGTTGAGCCAGGTGGCAATTGACTTGAGGCCCATCGCTCCTCGGTTATCGACGCCGTTCAGCGCCATCCGGTAGATGCGCCGCACCGTCTCGGCCTGGATGGGGTCGATCTCCAGCTTCTTCTTGATCTTCGCGCCGCGCTCCCCGGCCGCGACCACACGATAGCCGATCGGAGCACGCGCGCCGTTCCAGAACCCTTGCCGGGCGTTCTCCTTCATCGCGCGAAGGGTGTGCTTCCCATTCTCCTTCGACTGATACTCGTCGAACAGCGTCATGATCTGGCGCATCATCACGCTCATCGGATCGTCGCCCAGGTCTTGCGTGATTGAGATCAACCGCACGCCGTTCTTCGCCAGCTTGCGGACGTAGAACTCGAACTGGAACTGGTCGCGGAAGAACCGCGAGAAACTATGGACGAGGATGACGGTGAACGTCGAAGGCTTGACCATCGCCGCGTCGATCATCGCCTGGAACGAAGGTCGCCGATCGTCGGTGGCGGTGTTGCCGGGTTCGACGAACTCGGCCGCGACTTCCCAACCGCGCGACAGGCAATAGCCTTCGATCTGGCGGCGCTGGTCGGGAATCGACAGATCACTCTCGGCCTGCCGGCCTGTCGAAACGCGCAGATACAGCGCAGCGCGAGCGGTCGCCGTGACCGGCGCCTCCTCCATCTTGACGGCGGCGGTGGTCATGGCCTGATGCTCCTCACTTCACGGCAGCGGCCCGAACAGCTTATCCAGCTCGTGCCGCATGTGGCCTTCGATCGCGCGTAGCTCGCTGTCGCCGATCGGGACTTGCTCGGGCCAATCATCGGTGACGACGATCGGCCCGTCATCATCGCATGACCGGCGCGATGCCCGGCGCGGTGTGACGCGACTGATATAGTCGTGCAGGTCATCCGGGCACTCGGCCCATCGACGAGGCGTGCGACGGCGGAGCTTGCGAGGAAGGGCCATCCGCTTACGCTGCGTTGCGGCGGCACCGTCTGCAATGATCCTTTGGCGGCGTAGCGCACGAAGGGGTCTGCGGCGGTGGATTTCATGGTCCATTCCTCCGTCACATTCCCTCCCAAACCTTGCGCAGTGTGCCAGTGCTCGGGACACCTACTTCGTACCAGTCCTGCCGATAGATGGCGCGCAGCTCCTCTCGAAAAACACGGCCGGGCGTCAGCACTACGTCGCCACCGGGTTCTTTCGTTGTGGCGTTCACGACTATGGCATTCAGCGCCGGCAAGTCGTTCATCAGGCAGTAGTGGCCGACAATTCCAAGCTGGCGGGACAACATGTGTCCAGCACGTGTGTCGGCGTAGCCCATTCGCAGCGCCAGCTCGCCATATGTGATCGTGCAAGCATTTTGCCGAGGCAGGTCATTCCGGCCACTGACATATCCCGAGAGGATCAGCCAAATGCGCTGCGCTTGGACAGGCAGTCGATCGCCCGATTTATAGCGTCGAATGGCAGGAACACCCGTAGGGAGAACGATTGCACTCATTGACACATCGTGTGCAGGAATGCACATGGGGTGTCAACAGGGACGTCGAACGTGGCGTGCTGATTCTCACTGAAGGGCAGTTCGATGGCTTGGGACACGGGTTTGGATAAAGGCAGCGTAGCCTATGGGATCGCGGCAGCGCCCGAACCGCGTGTGCGCGTCATAGCCGGTCCGGGCACCGGCAAATCCTTTGCCATGAAGCGACGCGTCGCGAAGCTGCTCGAATCCGGCATTGCGCCGAAAGAAGTTCTCGCGGTCACATTCACGCGTGTAGCTGCCGAAGACCTGCATCGCGAACTTCAAAAGCTAGGCACGCCGGGATGCGAGGAGCTGGAAGGCCAGACCCTGCATAGCTTGGCGATGCGCATCCTGTCTCGTAAGCACGTTTTGGAAGCAGTCGGTCGCTTCCCTCGTCCACTGAATACCTTTGAGACCAAGGCAATGATCTGCGACCTCGCTGGCGACAACGGCGGTAAACGCAAGGTCAAGAAGCTGATTCAGGGCTACACCGCCGCTTGGGCGCAAAGTCAGGGCGACGAGCCGGGCTTCGCAAAGGACGGTGCCGAGAAAAAGTTGCAAGCCGATCTGCTCGACTGGCTCGACTTCCATCAGGGCATGTTGATCGGCGAGCTTATCCCGTACTTGGTGCGCTACCTTAAGGATAATCCGGCGGCGGCAGAGCACAACGAGTTCAAGCATCTTCTCGTCGACGAGTTTCAGGATCTGAACAAGGCGGAACAGACGGCGATTGCCTACCTCGGCGCTGCCGCCGAAGTCTGCATCGTCGGCGACGATGACCAGTCGATCTACAGCTTCAAGAACGCACACCCAGACGGCATTCGGGAGTGGAAGGGTATCCATCCGGGCTGCGCCGATTTGAAGATGGTCGACTGCCATCGCTGCCCGACGACGGTCGTCGAGATGGCGAATGCGTTGATTGCCGTGAATAAGAACCGAACTCCTCGGGCGCTGAACGCGCTTGCCGTGAAGGGGCCGGGCGAGGTCGCGATTGTGCAAGTCCCCTACCTCCACAACGAGGCGGAGTGGATCAAAAGTAAGATCGAGGGCTTGCTCAGCGCTGGCGTCCACCCGAGCGAGATAATCATTCTCGTGCAGCGCGCCGTCGCAGGCAAGCCGATCCTTCAGGCGCTACGCGTTGCCGAAATACCGGCGAAGTCATACTACGAGGAAAGTCAGCTCGACTCGGAGACCGCGCAGATGCGGTTCGCATTGTTCAAGTTGTTCCTGAACAACGAGGACCGCGTCGCGCTCCGCTATCTGCTGGGCTCCGACGTCGACGACTTCCGTTGCAAGTCATACGCACGCGTTCGCAAGCACTGCGAGAACTCGGGCGACAGTCCTTGGCAAGCAATGAACAAGTTAGTCGACGATGCGCTGACCCTTGCCCACACGAAGCCGTTGGTGGCCCGCTTCCAGCTCCTCACCGAGGCGCTGGGAGAGTTGGAAGCGGTCAAGGGCGACGTTCAGTCGTTCATCGACCAGTTGTTGCCGGACGGGGATGACGAACTCGCTGAACTTCGGGCGCTCGCCCTAGTCCAGATGGAGGGGGCCGAGACGCCCGCCGATCTGCTCACCGGCATGATGCAGGAGATCACCCAGCCCGACATTCCGCCCACGGTGGAGGAGGTCCGGCTGATGAGCCTCCACAAGAGCAAGGGACTGAGCTCGCCCTATGTGTTCGTCGCCGGATGCGTCGAGGGCATCCTGCCCCCGGCCTTCGATCCCGAGTGGTCGAAGGACGAGAAGGACGCCGCGCTCGAAGAGGCGCGGCGGCTGTTCTATGTGGGCATCACGCGCGTGAAGGCGGACCCGGAGAACGGGCGGCCGGGGAGCCTCTTCATCAGCTACCCACAGCAAATGACCATCAAGGATGCTTACGGAGCGAATGTGGCCTTCAAGACGCAGTCGGGGCCGATGGCGAACCTCTTGCCGAGCCGGTTCTTGAACGAGCTCGGCCCGACCGCGCCCAAAGCCGTCGCCGGATAGGCCGGTGGCGACCCGAGACGAGCTGTATGCCAAGTTCGGAATCACCGCCGAGGCGGCGCAGTTGTTCGAAACCGAACTCGGCACTCTTCTGCTGTGCGCGCGGGGTCTGGAGAGCGGCTGGCACGTCGTCCCCGATCGCGAGAGGGGGTGGGACTTGTTGCGCGACATCGACAGGAGCACGTTGGGCGGGCTGCTGTCGAAGCTCAAGCGGCACGTCGAGCTTGACGATGACCTATCGGCCCGGTTCGCCTCGGCCTTGAGCGCGCGTAACCGGCTGAATCACGGCTTTTACGAGCGCCACGACTTCAAGATTCAGACCGACGAGGGACGCGACAAGATGATGGCCGAACTCGAAGCGCTCCATGATGAGCTGTTCGGGGCTTGGCGGTTAGCGAGCGCGATGACGTCGCTCGCCACGGAGGTTATCAAGCGCGAGGGGGCCATAACCAAGTGAGGTTCCACCTGGGTTTCGCATCCGTCGCTGTCTAGTGCCAGCCTCGCATTGCCTTAGTGAACGACGGCTCATCGAAAATTCCGGGCCTTCACAATCGGCCGCTCTGCCAAGTAGTCGATGTGCAGATCGGGAATGAAGATGTCCCGCGCCCGCACCGCACGGGGCGCTTGATCGCGCGGGTCGGAACGCGGAGCGCCGTGGTGGAACTCGTCGCCGCGCCCGTGCGGCAGCGGAAAGGCCGCGTCACGCTCGCCCAAGCTGGCGAGCTGGGGCGAGAGATCGACCAGCTTGGCGGCGACGATGTGGACCACCTCACCTTCGCGCTGGACGCGGCCGTGAACGCCCAGCATCGTCCCGCCCAGCACGATGGCGCGCTGCGCCTCGAATACCGATGTCCAGATCACGAGATTGGCGACCGCCGTCTCATCCTCGATCGTGATGAACATGACGCCCTTGGCGCTGCCGGGCCGCTGGCGCACCAGCACCAGCCCCGCCGTCCGCACCGGCCGACCGTCGCGCAGGGCGGCAGCGTCGGCGCAGGTCACAAATGACTGCCGCGCCAGATCGTCTCGCAGGAACGACACGGGATGCTGGCGCAGCGTCAGACCTACATGCCCGTAATCCTCGACCACTTCGCGGCCGCCGGTCATCGTCTTGAGCCGGATCGCTTCTTCGCTCACTTCGGGCACCGGCCGCCCGTCGTCGCCGGCGCTGGCCGCGAACAGCGGCAGCGGTTCGTCGTGCAACGCCTTGATCGCCCATAGCGCCTCTCGACGGCTGAGGCCGAGCGACGGCAGGAAGGCGTCGGCTTTGGCGAGCCGTTCCAACGCCGCGACCGAGACGCCCGACCGGCGCCAAAGATCGTCCACGTCGGCAAACTCGCGCTCGCCACGCGCGGTCACGATCGACGCGGCGTCGGCGTTGGCGAGCTGACGCACCATTCGCAGGCCGAGCCGCACGGCGAACCGGCCGTCCGTGCTCGACGGTTCAAGCGCGCAGTCCCAACGCGAGGCGTTCACATCGACGGGAAGGACATTGATTCCATGCTCGCGCGCGTCGCGGACGATTTGCGCGGGCGCGTAGAAGCCCATCGGCTGCGCGTTGAGCAGCGCACAGCAGAAGACATCGGGATGCCAGCATTTCAGCCACGAACTGGCATAGGCGATCAGCGCGAACGACGCCGCGTGGCTTTCGGGAAACCCGTAGCTGCCGAAGCCTTCGAGCTGGCTGAACGTGCGGGCGGCGAACTCCTCGGTATAGCCCCGCGCCACCATGCCGCTCACCAGCTTCTCGCCGAACTTCGAGATGCCGCCCGTAAACTTGAACGTCGCCATCGCGCGGCGAAGCTGATCGGCTTCGCTGGCGGTGAAGCCGGCGCACACCATCGCCACCTTCATCGCCTGTTCCTGAAACAGCGGCACGCCAAGCGTCTTCGACAGGACACGCTCCAACTCGGGCGTCGGATACTCGACCCGTTCCAGCCCTTCGCGACGCCGCAGATAGGGATGAACCATGTCGCCCTGGATTGGGCCGGGCCGGACGATCGCCACCTCGATGACGAGATCGTAGAAGGTGCGCGGCTTGATCCGCGGCAGCATGTTCATCTGCGCGCGGCTTTCGATTTGAAAAACGCCGAGCGTGTCGGCGCGCCGGATCATCGCATAGGTGCGCGGGTCTTCGGGCAGGATGGTGGCGAGATCGAGATCGACGCCCTTATGCTCGCGCAAAAGGTCGAACCCGCGCCTCATGCACGACAACATGCCGAGCGCCAGCACATCGACCTTCATCATCTTCAAGGCGTCGATATCGTCCTTGTCCCATTCGACAATCTGGCGATCGTCCATCGCGGCGGGCTCGATCGGGACCAATTCGTCCAGCCGGTCCTCGGTCAGCACAAACCCGCCGGGATGCTGCGACAGGTGACGCGGCGCACCCATAAGTTGCCGCGCCAGGTCGAGCGTTCGGCGCAAGCGCCAGTCGCCGAGATTGAGATTGAGCGCCTCGGCGTGCTTGTCCTCCACGCCGTCCTCGGACCAGCCCCAGACTTGGCTCGACAGCAGCTTTATCATGTCCTCGGGCAAGCCGAGCGCCTTACCAACATCGCGGATCGCGCCCTTGGTGCGGTAGCGGATGACGGTCGAGCAGAGCGCGGCCCGGTGCCGGCCATAGGTCTCATAGACCCACTGGATCACCTCCTCGCGCCGTTCGTGCTCGAAATCCACGTCGATGTCGGGCGGCTCGCGCCGCTCCTGGCTGACGAACCGCTCGAACAACAGGTCATTGCGGCCGGGGTCGATCGACGTGATGCCGAGCACATAGCAGACCGCCGAATTGGCGGCCGACCCGCGCCCTTGGCAGAGAATGCCCCTCGACCGCGCGAACCGGACGATCGCGTTCACGGTGAGGAAATAGGGCGCATAGTCGAGCGACTCGATCAGCCCCAGCTCGTGCCGCAACGTCGCCTGCACGTCGTCGGGAACGCCCTCGGGATA encodes:
- the glyS gene encoding glycine--tRNA ligase subunit beta — encoded protein: MTDFLLELRSEEIPARMQAGARAELEKLFRAQLGAAGLEAGELTIWSTPRRLALIARDLPQATAAVSEELKGPRSSAPPQALEGFLRKTGLTQDQLEDRDGVYFAVIDKPGRATAEVLAEAIPAIIRSFSWPKSMRWGKQSASSESLRWVRPLPGIVAIFGEDLVACEVSGISAGFATRGHRFHCPGEITIGSAADYADKLRACHVIVDHEERQNIVRDGAAKAAADAGLTLVEDEGLVIENAGLTEWPVPLLGRFDEAFLEVPPEVIQLTARVNQKYFVVNGADGKLANGFVCTANIDAVDGGAEIVAGNRKVLAARLSDARFFWEQDQKKTLAQHAEKLANITFHEKLGTVADKVERVAKLAEWLASEGIVPNCDPALARQAAELAKADLVTEMVGEFPELQGLMGGYYARAEGLPDAVADAIRDHYKPVGQGDDVPTAPVTVAVALADKLDTLCVFFFIGEKPTGSKDPFALRRAVLGIISLIVKNSLRTDLFDLVQMPYGHLLDAIKRRLESSIEQLEEQYKIWNSAEWVTFKDGTTYARIAPHSAPSENEEYWPSSDQAQHIDFVDRREYVYGLLDFFADRLKVQQREAGVRHDLIDAVFALGGEDDLVRLLARVKALQFFMATEDGTNLLAGYKRAANILKQADITVAPAKAGAAGGSAPHTTAPAFAGATDVDNALLAALDTAEPAASAAIAEERFTDAMAALASLRAPIDAFFEGVMVNDPDEAVRAYRLGLLARFTGAVHGVADFSKIEG
- the ppdK gene encoding pyruvate, phosphate dikinase, whose protein sequence is MTKMVHLFGGPATTAERSKELLGGKGSNLAEMASIGLPVPPGFTITTDVCTAYYANGEQFPAGLVEDVAAGIAHIEGITGKKFGDAADPLLVSVRSGARVSMPGMMDTVLNLGLNDRTVVGLSEASGDPRFAWDSYRRFVQMYADVVMGLDHAEFEEALEVAKEDKGFYLDTEMSAEDWQALVKEYQAIVERETGAPFPQEPNDQLWGAVGAVFASWESDRAKVYRRLNSIPGEWGTAVNVQAMVFGNMGDTSATGVAFTRDPATGERAWYGEWLINAQGEDVVAGIRTPQYLTRIAREKAGAKPLSMEEAMPETFTELGRVFDTLETHYRDMQDIEFTVERGTLWMLQTRSGKRTAKAALKIAVDMAAEGLITEEEAVGRVDPGALDQLLHPTLDPKAPRDVLTKGLPASPGAASGKIMFDADSAEKAAGMGEAVILVRVETSPEDIHGMHAAKGILTARGGMTSHAAVVARGMGRPCVSGAGGLSIDGNARVLRVAGRELREGDILTLDGSTGEVMAGEVPTLLPELVGDFGTLMEWADKVRRMKVRTNAETPADAQVARDFGAEGIGLCRTEHMFFDAARITAVREMILAENEDGRRAALAKLLPEQRGDFAAIFGVMAGLPVTIRLLDPPLHEFLPTREEDFAVVAEAAGVGIEALKARANELHEFNPMLGHRGCRLGVTYPEIYEMQARAIFEAACDVAAETGAAPIPEVMIPLVATRREFDLMKAVVDAQAKAVFAEKGREIAYLVGTMIELPRAALMAGEIAETAEFFSFGTNDLTQTTIGISRDDAGRFLTQYVDKGIFLTDPFVSLDVEGVGQLIEIAADRGRATRPDVKLGICGEHGGDAPSIHFCEKTGLDYVSASPYRVPIARLAAAQAALKAK
- a CDS encoding DUF1214 domain-containing protein, with the protein product MKSWHRYAITLVGGLAVGLGAAWALTSGGLGDGGIRNGPWTTSLGYGTKATDPLTRAMVARSGLLALPAKETVYWMAKADAAGAPLDGNCRYSLSGTPLDARWWSVTVYDDRGYLVDNPARIWSVNGANVALDAKGEWRVTISPDKPAGTAWLPGIKGRPFQLTLRMYNPGKAFRADPEKAVLPRLVKEGC
- a CDS encoding DUF1254 domain-containing protein, which translates into the protein MRGWLGPILFGLIAAAATAWAAVLYVPYGLMNVAMERLGQGGVNTMSYGNLATPERQPVVRPSPDLAYSSCPYDLSAGPVAIDVAPVAGRYSSLSVFDAATDVIFVRNDVEAGGKPYRIIVARAGQAVPAGAEVVRTGHDRGIALIRLLLKDPEEIGGLDAARRESSCATVTNKK
- a CDS encoding ATP-dependent helicase, coding for MAWDTGLDKGSVAYGIAAAPEPRVRVIAGPGTGKSFAMKRRVAKLLESGIAPKEVLAVTFTRVAAEDLHRELQKLGTPGCEELEGQTLHSLAMRILSRKHVLEAVGRFPRPLNTFETKAMICDLAGDNGGKRKVKKLIQGYTAAWAQSQGDEPGFAKDGAEKKLQADLLDWLDFHQGMLIGELIPYLVRYLKDNPAAAEHNEFKHLLVDEFQDLNKAEQTAIAYLGAAAEVCIVGDDDQSIYSFKNAHPDGIREWKGIHPGCADLKMVDCHRCPTTVVEMANALIAVNKNRTPRALNALAVKGPGEVAIVQVPYLHNEAEWIKSKIEGLLSAGVHPSEIIILVQRAVAGKPILQALRVAEIPAKSYYEESQLDSETAQMRFALFKLFLNNEDRVALRYLLGSDVDDFRCKSYARVRKHCENSGDSPWQAMNKLVDDALTLAHTKPLVARFQLLTEALGELEAVKGDVQSFIDQLLPDGDDELAELRALALVQMEGAETPADLLTGMMQEITQPDIPPTVEEVRLMSLHKSKGLSSPYVFVAGCVEGILPPAFDPEWSKDEKDAALEEARRLFYVGITRVKADPENGRPGSLFISYPQQMTIKDAYGANVAFKTQSGPMANLLPSRFLNELGPTAPKAVAG